From Triticum aestivum cultivar Chinese Spring chromosome 4A, IWGSC CS RefSeq v2.1, whole genome shotgun sequence, a single genomic window includes:
- the LOC123085754 gene encoding rhamnogalacturonan I rhamnosyltransferase 4, with product MAKQKASLPVIRRRIGGVGLLRWAVRVASSIVLWTALLQLSTFFGLPLSPLRAARPSCIGNRNASATASAVTAVASDDVGDLAPPALPTRRSYRSNGYLLVSCNGGLNQMRAAICDMVTVARYLNLTMVVPELDKQSFWADPSDFGDIFDVNHFIYSLRDEVKVIRELPHKFNGKVPLSMQPVSWSSEKYYLRQILPLVRKHKVIRFSRTDSRLANNGLPLKLQKLRCHVNYNALRFTPSIEALGNKMISSLRKTGSFVVLHLRYEMDMLAFSGCTHGCSGQETAELTRMRYAYPWWKEKEIDSEKKRLEGLCPLTPGETTLVLKALGIPRDTRIYIASGEIYGGEKRLAALKAEFPNIVRKEMLLSEDELHLFQKHSTQMAALDYLVSVASDVFIPSNDGNMAKVVEGHRRFMGFHRTIQLDRKKLVELIDLFEDQELSWNEFCTAVKELHEGRMSQPTRRKVIAGQPKEEDYFYANPYECLGPARKRREKLKHTET from the exons ATGGCCAAGCAAAAGGCCTCGCTTCCGGTGATCCGCCGCCGCATAGGCGGTGTCGGTTTGTTGCGCTGGGCGGTGCGGGTCGCCTCCAGCATAGTGCTCTGGACGGCGCTCCTCCAGCTCTCCACCTTCTTCGGTCTACCCCTCTCGCCGCTCCGCGCCGCCCGCCCGTCCTGCATAGGGAACCGCAATGCCTCTGCAACCGCCTCCGCCGTAACCGCCGTCGCCTCCGACGATGTAGGGGACCTTGCACCCCCAGCTCTACCTACCAGGA GATCTTACAGAAGTAACGGTTATCTTCTTGTTTCATGCAATGGCGGTCTGAACCAAATGCGAGCTGCG ATATGTGACATGGTAACTGTAGCACGCTATTTGAATCTGACCATGGTTGTACCTGAACTTGATAAGCAATCCTTCTGGGCTGATCCTAG TGAttttggagatatatttgatgtgaATCATTTCATCTATTCTTTAAGAGATGAGGTGAAGGTTATCAGAGAACTCCCACATAAGTTTAATGGGAAAGTTCCATTATCAATGCAACCAGTCAGCTGGTCTAGTGAGAAATACTATTTGAGACAG ATCTTGCCTCTTGTACGAAAGCACAAGGTTATACGTTTTAGCAGGACAGATTCTCGCCTTGCGAACAATGGCCTTCCTCTGAAGCTCCAAAAGCTTCGCTGCCATGTTAACTACAATGCATTAAGATTTACACCATCCATTGAGGCCCTAGGCAACAAGATGATATCGAGTCTCAGGAAAACTGGATCTTTTGTTGTGCTTCATCTGAGATATGAGATGGATATGCTCGCCTTCTCTGGCTGTACACACGGATGTTCTGGTCAAGAAACAGCAGAGCTCACGAGAATGAG GTATGCATATCCCTGGTGGAAAGAAAAGGAAATAGACTCTGAGAAGAAAAGGCTCGAGGGCCTCTGCCCGCTTACACCTGGGGAAACAACATTAGTGCTCAAAGCTCTTGGTATCCCCAGGGACACTAGGATATATATTGCCTCTGGTGAAATCTACGGTGGTGAAAAAAGATTAGCTGCGTTGAAGGCAGAGTTCCCTAACATC GTGCGTAAGGAGATGCTTTTATCTGAAGATGAGCTACACCTCTTCCAAAAACACTCGACTCAAATGGCAGCCCTGGACTATCTTGTTTCTGTCGCGAGTGATGTTTTTATTCCCAGTAATGATGGAAACATGGCTAAAGTTGTGGAAGGACACCGCAG GTTTATGGGCTTCCACAGGACTATACAGCTTGATAGGAAGAAGCTGGTTGAGCTTATAGATCTTTTTGAAGACCAGGAGCTGTCATGGAATGAATTCTGTACTGCTGTCAAGGAGCTACATGAGGGCCGAATGAGCCAGCCCACGAGAAGAAAAGTCATCGCAGGGCAGCCTAAGGAAGAGGACTACTTCTATGCAAATCCTTATGAGTGTCTTGGGCCTGCTAGAAAGAGAAGGGAAAAGCTAAAACATACAGAGACATAA